Proteins encoded within one genomic window of Apis mellifera strain DH4 linkage group LG1, Amel_HAv3.1, whole genome shotgun sequence:
- the LOC552221 gene encoding F-BAR domain only protein 2 isoform X10, protein MTVDFADYFWGEKNNGFDVLYHNMKHGAVASKELAEFLKERSTIEENNYKVLSKLAKQAGSSSSIQGTFAPVWAALRGAAEKLAGLHLQMAQRVTELIKDVSKYTDELHKKHKAVKEEESSTLEIVQNIQSITVTLHKAKDMRTQKSLELEKLKKDNASQKELEKAEIKFKKAQDDYKTLVDKYMIIRNDFQTKMTQACRRFQDVEETHLKHMKEFLNIYADVLQSNHEQVGQVHIDFKRQCLDMTVDKLLEQFVQSKSTGFEKPGTFEYEEIMTSLGEMTSHSQLESNIETSKETSKGANGETGVAGNTHSSKNDRVLKGEGCQVDEEKGTVQEKENERLNERDRELSHVQATKASRRTTSLLNLFMSNSQGFLRSRREKRKEKKAKKKKDIVETSSNKEEKSDLEDKDDSRKSETPTPEVDEDGFCIRPKTEPWENEKGFYSSSDTDSEDDRERKIRVEIKPLSNGGAPMSASVDELRATVENLSLSPAPTGRRGSNTDSDHHMKRSQSVSQQLGGKPSSDLLGLNLFNPSSTPSSASTPTGSHPYAPLQSPPPLSLSPTPQPQPPQSAPPTHPHPRFPDGDLFSEVGDITPALPPKQSASSTPTGSIIIPRPPSRRGEGPSPRGRNSPATISRADSVASLEFRTAGVGVGSSRGPSPLTIGLADTIPLAVAFHEIVHSYFRGTDETRCQVKLSGDMMLSFPAGIVTVLANNPNPAKLTFRVRNSNRLEKLFPNNQLVSMDATQTTVDSTIFEFNMSALTTLLRKQAEQNPSASYFNVDILKYQIKCKEGAGSCPFQLVAYWKCETTHTDLKIDYKYNSRAMASPSPLLNLHVAAPIDGGFKSLNSKPQAQWLSETNRILWKFTELSQHSEGNGVGSLKARVELGHGPGNQGTIFTQFNCEGTTLSGVEFELLGPGYRLSLVKRRFVSGKYICDGDSDSRSRYAAPPSNVD, encoded by the exons ATGACTGTGGATTTCGCCGACTACTTTTGG gGCGAAAAGAATAATGGATTTGACGTGTTATATCATAACATGAAGCATGGTGCAGTTGCAAGTAAGGAGTTGGCTGAGTTTCTAAAAGAACGATCAactatagaagaaaataattataaagttctAAGTAAACTTGCAAAACAAGCTGGCAGTAGCAGTAGTATACAAGGAACATTTGCACCTGTTTGGGCTGCCTTAAGAGGCGCAGCAGAAAAACTTGCTGGCTTACATTTGCAAATGGCCCAAAGGGTCACTGAACTAATAAAAGATGTATCAAAATATACAGATGAATTGCATAAGAAACATAAGGCt gtaaaagaagaagaatcatcCACCTTGGAAATTGTACAGAATATACAGAGTATCACTGTAACTTTACATAAAGCAAAAGATATGCGTACACAAAAGAGTctggaattggaaaaattaaagaaagacaaTGCCAGtcaaaaagaattagaaaaagcagaaattaagtttaaaaaagcACAGGATGATTATAAAACTTTGgttgataaatatatgatcATACGGAATGATTTTCAAACCAAAATGACTCAAGCATGCAGG cgATTTCAAGATGTGGAAGAGACACATTTAAAACATAtgaaggaatttttaaatatttatgcagaTGTTTTACAATCAAATCATGAACAAGTTGGTCAAGTTCATATAGATTTTAAACGACAATGTTTGGATATGACAGTGGACAAACTTCTAGAACAATTTGTACAAAGCAAATCCACAGGTTTTGAAAAACcag GTACATTCGAATATGAAGAAATCATGACAAGTTTAGGAGAAATGACCAGTCATTCTCAATTGGAAAGCAATATTGAAACATCTAAGGAAACATCAAAAGGAGCAAATGGAGAAACAGGCGTTGCGGGTAACACTCACAGTTCAAAAAACGATCGGGTATTAAAAGGGGAGGGTTGTCAGGTGGATGAGGAAAAGGGGACGgtacaagaaaaagaaaatgaaagactGAATGAAAGGGATAGAGAACTGTCACATGTACAAGCCACCAAGGCTTCCCGCCGTACTACCTCGCTACTCAACCTGTTCATGTCCAACTCCCAGG GGTTTCTTCGCagcagaagagaaaaaagaaaagaaaagaaggcaaaaaagaagaaggatatTGTGGAAACGAGCAGcaacaaagaagaaaagtcTGATCT gGAGGATAAGGATGACAGTAGAAAATCTGAAACACCAACACCGGAAGTAGACGAAGATGGTTTTTGTATTAGACCTAAAACAGAACCATGGGAGAATGAGAAAGGATTTTATTCCAGTTCAGATACCGATTCCGAAGATGATAGAGAACGAAAAATTCGAGTAGAAATAAAACCACTTAGCAATGGCGGAGCACCTATGAGCGCAAGTGTGGACGAGCTTAGGGCAACGgtggaaaatttatctttatcgcCTGCACCAACg GGACGCAGAGGCTCAAATACCGACTCAGATCATCATATGAAAAGGTCTCAGTCAGTGTCACAGCAATTAGGAGGTAAGCCAAGCTCGGATTTACTTGGCCTAAACTTGTTCAATCCTAGCAGTACACCATCGAGCGCCTCAACGCCGACTGGTAGTCATCCATACGCGCCATTGCAAAGTCCTCCGCCGCTGTCTTTGTCACCGACGCCTCAACCACAGCCGCCACAATCCGCACCACCTACACATCCTCATCCACGATTCCCTG aTGGAGATTTATTTTCGGAAGTAGGAGACATTACTCCGGCCTTACCTCCAAAACAATCCGCTTCTTCTACTCCGACAGGATCTATTATCATTCCTAGACCACCATCCCGAAGAGGAGAAGGTCCTTCGCCAAGAGGTAGAAATTCACCAGCGACTATATCCAGAGCTGATAGCGTAGCTAGTTTAGAGTTTCGTACAGCCGGCGTTGGAGTTGGCTCTTCCAGAGGTCCATCGCCACTCACAATAGGACTTGCAGATACTATTCCTTTAGCAGTCGCCTTCCATGAAATAGTACACTCTTACTTTAGAGGTACTGATGAAACACGATGTCAGGTGAAACTCAGTGGAGATATGATGTTATCATTTCCTGCCGGTATTGTCACTGTGTTGGCGAATAATCCTAATCCTGCAAAACTAACGTTTCGCGTGCGCAACAGTAatagattggaaaaattgttccCTAATAATCAACTCGTTAGCAT gGATGCCACACAGACAACTGTTGACAgtacaatttttgaattcaacATGAGTGCCTTAACTACATTGTTACGCAAACAGGCTGAACAAAATCCTTCGGCTTCATATTTTAATGTCGATATACtcaaatatcaaatcaaaTGCAAGGAAGGCGCGGGTTCATGTCCTTTCCAGTTAGTTGCCTATTGGAAATGTGAAACGACTCATACAGACCTTAAG attgattataaatataatagtcgCGCTATGGCTTCTCCAAGTCCATTATTAAATCTCCATGTGGCTGCACCCATAGATGGaggttttaaatcattaaacagTAAACCTCAAGCACAATGGTTATCAGAAACAAATCGGATATTATGGAAGTTCACAGAATTATCACAGCATAGTGAAGGTAATGGTGTAGGTTCTTTGAAAGCACGAGTGGAGCTAGGACATGGGCCAGGAAATCAAGGAACTATATTTACACAGTTTAATTGCGAAGGGACCACATTATCTGGAGTTGAGTTTGAACTTTTAGGCCCGGGATATAGATTAAGTTTAGTAAAACGTAGATTCGTATCTG GAAAGTATATTTGTGATGGAGATTCTGATTCACGAAGTAGATATGCTGCTCCACCATCGAATGTGGATTGA
- the LOC552221 gene encoding F-BAR domain only protein 2 isoform X11, with product MTVDFADYFWGEKNNGFDVLYHNMKHGAVASKELAEFLKERSTIEENNYKVLSKLAKQAGSSSSIQGTFAPVWAALRGAAEKLAGLHLQMAQRVTELIKDVSKYTDELHKKHKAVKEEESSTLEIVQNIQSITVTLHKAKDMRTQKSLELEKLKKDNASQKELEKAEIKFKKAQDDYKTLVDKYMIIRNDFQTKMTQACRRFQDVEETHLKHMKEFLNIYADVLQSNHEQVGQVHIDFKRQCLDMTVDKLLEQFVQSKSTGFEKPGTFEYEEIMTSLGEMTSHSQLESNIETSKETSKGANGETGVAGNTHSSKNDRVLKGEGCQVDEEKGTVQEKENERLNERDRELSHVQATKASRRTTSLLNLFMSNSQGFLRSRREKRKEKKAKKKKDIVETSSNKEEKEDKDDSRKSETPTPEVDEDGFCIRPKTEPWENEKGFYSSSDTDSEDDRERKIRVEIKPLSNGGAPMSASVDELRATVENLSLSPAPTGRRGSNTDSDHHMKRSQSVSQQLGGKPSSDLLGLNLFNPSSTPSSASTPTGSHPYAPLQSPPPLSLSPTPQPQPPQSAPPTHPHPRFPDGDLFSEVGDITPALPPKQSASSTPTGSIIIPRPPSRRGEGPSPRGRNSPATISRADSVASLEFRTAGVGVGSSRGPSPLTIGLADTIPLAVAFHEIVHSYFRGTDETRCQVKLSGDMMLSFPAGIVTVLANNPNPAKLTFRVRNSNRLEKLFPNNQLVSMDATQTTVDSTIFEFNMSALTTLLRKQAEQNPSASYFNVDILKYQIKCKEGAGSCPFQLVAYWKCETTHTDLKIDYKYNSRAMASPSPLLNLHVAAPIDGGFKSLNSKPQAQWLSETNRILWKFTELSQHSEGNGVGSLKARVELGHGPGNQGTIFTQFNCEGTTLSGVEFELLGPGYRLSLVKRRFVSGKYICDGDSDSRSRYAAPPSNVD from the exons ATGACTGTGGATTTCGCCGACTACTTTTGG gGCGAAAAGAATAATGGATTTGACGTGTTATATCATAACATGAAGCATGGTGCAGTTGCAAGTAAGGAGTTGGCTGAGTTTCTAAAAGAACGATCAactatagaagaaaataattataaagttctAAGTAAACTTGCAAAACAAGCTGGCAGTAGCAGTAGTATACAAGGAACATTTGCACCTGTTTGGGCTGCCTTAAGAGGCGCAGCAGAAAAACTTGCTGGCTTACATTTGCAAATGGCCCAAAGGGTCACTGAACTAATAAAAGATGTATCAAAATATACAGATGAATTGCATAAGAAACATAAGGCt gtaaaagaagaagaatcatcCACCTTGGAAATTGTACAGAATATACAGAGTATCACTGTAACTTTACATAAAGCAAAAGATATGCGTACACAAAAGAGTctggaattggaaaaattaaagaaagacaaTGCCAGtcaaaaagaattagaaaaagcagaaattaagtttaaaaaagcACAGGATGATTATAAAACTTTGgttgataaatatatgatcATACGGAATGATTTTCAAACCAAAATGACTCAAGCATGCAGG cgATTTCAAGATGTGGAAGAGACACATTTAAAACATAtgaaggaatttttaaatatttatgcagaTGTTTTACAATCAAATCATGAACAAGTTGGTCAAGTTCATATAGATTTTAAACGACAATGTTTGGATATGACAGTGGACAAACTTCTAGAACAATTTGTACAAAGCAAATCCACAGGTTTTGAAAAACcag GTACATTCGAATATGAAGAAATCATGACAAGTTTAGGAGAAATGACCAGTCATTCTCAATTGGAAAGCAATATTGAAACATCTAAGGAAACATCAAAAGGAGCAAATGGAGAAACAGGCGTTGCGGGTAACACTCACAGTTCAAAAAACGATCGGGTATTAAAAGGGGAGGGTTGTCAGGTGGATGAGGAAAAGGGGACGgtacaagaaaaagaaaatgaaagactGAATGAAAGGGATAGAGAACTGTCACATGTACAAGCCACCAAGGCTTCCCGCCGTACTACCTCGCTACTCAACCTGTTCATGTCCAACTCCCAGG GGTTTCTTCGCagcagaagagaaaaaagaaaagaaaagaaggcaaaaaagaagaaggatatTGTGGAAACGAGCAGcaacaaagaagaaaa gGAGGATAAGGATGACAGTAGAAAATCTGAAACACCAACACCGGAAGTAGACGAAGATGGTTTTTGTATTAGACCTAAAACAGAACCATGGGAGAATGAGAAAGGATTTTATTCCAGTTCAGATACCGATTCCGAAGATGATAGAGAACGAAAAATTCGAGTAGAAATAAAACCACTTAGCAATGGCGGAGCACCTATGAGCGCAAGTGTGGACGAGCTTAGGGCAACGgtggaaaatttatctttatcgcCTGCACCAACg GGACGCAGAGGCTCAAATACCGACTCAGATCATCATATGAAAAGGTCTCAGTCAGTGTCACAGCAATTAGGAGGTAAGCCAAGCTCGGATTTACTTGGCCTAAACTTGTTCAATCCTAGCAGTACACCATCGAGCGCCTCAACGCCGACTGGTAGTCATCCATACGCGCCATTGCAAAGTCCTCCGCCGCTGTCTTTGTCACCGACGCCTCAACCACAGCCGCCACAATCCGCACCACCTACACATCCTCATCCACGATTCCCTG aTGGAGATTTATTTTCGGAAGTAGGAGACATTACTCCGGCCTTACCTCCAAAACAATCCGCTTCTTCTACTCCGACAGGATCTATTATCATTCCTAGACCACCATCCCGAAGAGGAGAAGGTCCTTCGCCAAGAGGTAGAAATTCACCAGCGACTATATCCAGAGCTGATAGCGTAGCTAGTTTAGAGTTTCGTACAGCCGGCGTTGGAGTTGGCTCTTCCAGAGGTCCATCGCCACTCACAATAGGACTTGCAGATACTATTCCTTTAGCAGTCGCCTTCCATGAAATAGTACACTCTTACTTTAGAGGTACTGATGAAACACGATGTCAGGTGAAACTCAGTGGAGATATGATGTTATCATTTCCTGCCGGTATTGTCACTGTGTTGGCGAATAATCCTAATCCTGCAAAACTAACGTTTCGCGTGCGCAACAGTAatagattggaaaaattgttccCTAATAATCAACTCGTTAGCAT gGATGCCACACAGACAACTGTTGACAgtacaatttttgaattcaacATGAGTGCCTTAACTACATTGTTACGCAAACAGGCTGAACAAAATCCTTCGGCTTCATATTTTAATGTCGATATACtcaaatatcaaatcaaaTGCAAGGAAGGCGCGGGTTCATGTCCTTTCCAGTTAGTTGCCTATTGGAAATGTGAAACGACTCATACAGACCTTAAG attgattataaatataatagtcgCGCTATGGCTTCTCCAAGTCCATTATTAAATCTCCATGTGGCTGCACCCATAGATGGaggttttaaatcattaaacagTAAACCTCAAGCACAATGGTTATCAGAAACAAATCGGATATTATGGAAGTTCACAGAATTATCACAGCATAGTGAAGGTAATGGTGTAGGTTCTTTGAAAGCACGAGTGGAGCTAGGACATGGGCCAGGAAATCAAGGAACTATATTTACACAGTTTAATTGCGAAGGGACCACATTATCTGGAGTTGAGTTTGAACTTTTAGGCCCGGGATATAGATTAAGTTTAGTAAAACGTAGATTCGTATCTG GAAAGTATATTTGTGATGGAGATTCTGATTCACGAAGTAGATATGCTGCTCCACCATCGAATGTGGATTGA
- the LOC552221 gene encoding F-BAR domain only protein 2 isoform X9: MTVDFADYFWGEKNNGFDVLYHNMKHGAVASKELAEFLKERSTIEENNYKVLSKLAKQAGSSSSIQGTFAPVWAALRGAAEKLAGLHLQMAQRVTELIKDVSKYTDELHKKHKAVKEEESSTLEIVQNIQSITVTLHKAKDMRTQKSLELEKLKKDNASQKELEKAEIKFKKAQDDYKTLVDKYMIIRNDFQTKMTQACRRFQDVEETHLKHMKEFLNIYADVLQSNHEQVGQVHIDFKRQCLDMTVDKLLEQFVQSKSTGFEKPGTFEYEEIMTSLGEMTSHSQLESNIETSKETSKGANGETGVAGNTHSSKNDRVLKGEGCQVDEEKGTVQEKENERLNERDRELSHVQATKASRRTTSLLNLFMSNSQVVTRIMVPPLCTLLDQQWFLRSRREKRKEKKAKKKKDIVETSSNKEEKSDLEDKDDSRKSETPTPEVDEDGFCIRPKTEPWENEKGFYSSSDTDSEDDRERKIRVEIKPLSNGGAPMSASVDELRATVENLSLSPAPTGRRGSNTDSDHHMKRSQSVSQQLGGKPSSDLLGLNLFNPSSTPSSASTPTGSHPYAPLQSPPPLSLSPTPQPQPPQSAPPTHPHPRFPDGDLFSEVGDITPALPPKQSASSTPTGSIIIPRPPSRRGEGPSPRGRNSPATISRADSVASLEFRTAGVGVGSSRGPSPLTIGLADTIPLAVAFHEIVHSYFRGTDETRCQVKLSGDMMLSFPAGIVTVLANNPNPAKLTFRVRNSNRLEKLFPNNQLVSMDATQTTVDSTIFEFNMSALTTLLRKQAEQNPSASYFNVDILKYQIKCKEGAGSCPFQLVAYWKCETTHTDLKIDYKYNSRAMASPSPLLNLHVAAPIDGGFKSLNSKPQAQWLSETNRILWKFTELSQHSEGNGVGSLKARVELGHGPGNQGTIFTQFNCEGTTLSGVEFELLGPGYRLSLVKRRFVSGKYICDGDSDSRSRYAAPPSNVD, from the exons ATGACTGTGGATTTCGCCGACTACTTTTGG gGCGAAAAGAATAATGGATTTGACGTGTTATATCATAACATGAAGCATGGTGCAGTTGCAAGTAAGGAGTTGGCTGAGTTTCTAAAAGAACGATCAactatagaagaaaataattataaagttctAAGTAAACTTGCAAAACAAGCTGGCAGTAGCAGTAGTATACAAGGAACATTTGCACCTGTTTGGGCTGCCTTAAGAGGCGCAGCAGAAAAACTTGCTGGCTTACATTTGCAAATGGCCCAAAGGGTCACTGAACTAATAAAAGATGTATCAAAATATACAGATGAATTGCATAAGAAACATAAGGCt gtaaaagaagaagaatcatcCACCTTGGAAATTGTACAGAATATACAGAGTATCACTGTAACTTTACATAAAGCAAAAGATATGCGTACACAAAAGAGTctggaattggaaaaattaaagaaagacaaTGCCAGtcaaaaagaattagaaaaagcagaaattaagtttaaaaaagcACAGGATGATTATAAAACTTTGgttgataaatatatgatcATACGGAATGATTTTCAAACCAAAATGACTCAAGCATGCAGG cgATTTCAAGATGTGGAAGAGACACATTTAAAACATAtgaaggaatttttaaatatttatgcagaTGTTTTACAATCAAATCATGAACAAGTTGGTCAAGTTCATATAGATTTTAAACGACAATGTTTGGATATGACAGTGGACAAACTTCTAGAACAATTTGTACAAAGCAAATCCACAGGTTTTGAAAAACcag GTACATTCGAATATGAAGAAATCATGACAAGTTTAGGAGAAATGACCAGTCATTCTCAATTGGAAAGCAATATTGAAACATCTAAGGAAACATCAAAAGGAGCAAATGGAGAAACAGGCGTTGCGGGTAACACTCACAGTTCAAAAAACGATCGGGTATTAAAAGGGGAGGGTTGTCAGGTGGATGAGGAAAAGGGGACGgtacaagaaaaagaaaatgaaagactGAATGAAAGGGATAGAGAACTGTCACATGTACAAGCCACCAAGGCTTCCCGCCGTACTACCTCGCTACTCAACCTGTTCATGTCCAACTCCCAGG TGGTAACGCGTATTATGGTTCCTCCACTCTGCACTCTTTTAGATCAGCAAT GGTTTCTTCGCagcagaagagaaaaaagaaaagaaaagaaggcaaaaaagaagaaggatatTGTGGAAACGAGCAGcaacaaagaagaaaagtcTGATCT gGAGGATAAGGATGACAGTAGAAAATCTGAAACACCAACACCGGAAGTAGACGAAGATGGTTTTTGTATTAGACCTAAAACAGAACCATGGGAGAATGAGAAAGGATTTTATTCCAGTTCAGATACCGATTCCGAAGATGATAGAGAACGAAAAATTCGAGTAGAAATAAAACCACTTAGCAATGGCGGAGCACCTATGAGCGCAAGTGTGGACGAGCTTAGGGCAACGgtggaaaatttatctttatcgcCTGCACCAACg GGACGCAGAGGCTCAAATACCGACTCAGATCATCATATGAAAAGGTCTCAGTCAGTGTCACAGCAATTAGGAGGTAAGCCAAGCTCGGATTTACTTGGCCTAAACTTGTTCAATCCTAGCAGTACACCATCGAGCGCCTCAACGCCGACTGGTAGTCATCCATACGCGCCATTGCAAAGTCCTCCGCCGCTGTCTTTGTCACCGACGCCTCAACCACAGCCGCCACAATCCGCACCACCTACACATCCTCATCCACGATTCCCTG aTGGAGATTTATTTTCGGAAGTAGGAGACATTACTCCGGCCTTACCTCCAAAACAATCCGCTTCTTCTACTCCGACAGGATCTATTATCATTCCTAGACCACCATCCCGAAGAGGAGAAGGTCCTTCGCCAAGAGGTAGAAATTCACCAGCGACTATATCCAGAGCTGATAGCGTAGCTAGTTTAGAGTTTCGTACAGCCGGCGTTGGAGTTGGCTCTTCCAGAGGTCCATCGCCACTCACAATAGGACTTGCAGATACTATTCCTTTAGCAGTCGCCTTCCATGAAATAGTACACTCTTACTTTAGAGGTACTGATGAAACACGATGTCAGGTGAAACTCAGTGGAGATATGATGTTATCATTTCCTGCCGGTATTGTCACTGTGTTGGCGAATAATCCTAATCCTGCAAAACTAACGTTTCGCGTGCGCAACAGTAatagattggaaaaattgttccCTAATAATCAACTCGTTAGCAT gGATGCCACACAGACAACTGTTGACAgtacaatttttgaattcaacATGAGTGCCTTAACTACATTGTTACGCAAACAGGCTGAACAAAATCCTTCGGCTTCATATTTTAATGTCGATATACtcaaatatcaaatcaaaTGCAAGGAAGGCGCGGGTTCATGTCCTTTCCAGTTAGTTGCCTATTGGAAATGTGAAACGACTCATACAGACCTTAAG attgattataaatataatagtcgCGCTATGGCTTCTCCAAGTCCATTATTAAATCTCCATGTGGCTGCACCCATAGATGGaggttttaaatcattaaacagTAAACCTCAAGCACAATGGTTATCAGAAACAAATCGGATATTATGGAAGTTCACAGAATTATCACAGCATAGTGAAGGTAATGGTGTAGGTTCTTTGAAAGCACGAGTGGAGCTAGGACATGGGCCAGGAAATCAAGGAACTATATTTACACAGTTTAATTGCGAAGGGACCACATTATCTGGAGTTGAGTTTGAACTTTTAGGCCCGGGATATAGATTAAGTTTAGTAAAACGTAGATTCGTATCTG GAAAGTATATTTGTGATGGAGATTCTGATTCACGAAGTAGATATGCTGCTCCACCATCGAATGTGGATTGA